In Oreochromis niloticus isolate F11D_XX linkage group LG22, O_niloticus_UMD_NMBU, whole genome shotgun sequence, the sequence TGAACAGAGtcagcatttttattatttttgtcacGTGTGTCAGCACAAGAAAGTAATCGTAAAAGTTGCCAGTAGCTCATAATAGTTGTATGTCAGCTTCAGAGGTTATCAGTCAGAGACAAGAAAGGCATTTATTTACATTGATATCTATAACTGCATTTAAGCTTGAGGTAAAAGTAAATGATTATGCCCTCTCGTCAGGGACACaaattttttatattaaatttaTCTATACATCAATTTGATCtgctgcttatccagttcagaaTCGTGGGGGTGGAGCCTATATGCAGGCTTCACAGTGGACGCAGGGTTGTCATAGCGATAGGCATAACCATTAACACCTGTTGTCATTTTAGCATCACTAACTGAAAAACATGTccttggactgtgggaggaagcttgAGTACTTGAAGAGAACCGACgtaggcacagggagaacagcaaactccacacagaaaggcctcagCTGCTTAAGTCACTCCACCACTGAGACACTTACTATGGATTTATCCCTCCAAAAAACtgataataaaaattaaaagattaaatagTGGTAGTGGTTATCATCTTCCATATACAATCTGTGGTCTTTCTGGACTCTGTAGCTACACGTAGTTATTATGTTATTACGCCCAGTTATGTAATGAATAATAATGagtaaaatgtaaacaatattaaataataaCTAATTTCTTTGTTAAATATGCAGGTGCACACCAACAGAAGTAGTCCACGCTGAAGCCGGCAGTATGGAAGAAGAAATTAAAGAACAAGGAGATCCTGTGAGCAATGAAAGGGAGGCCAGTGTAGACAGTCCAGTGAagaggggaagagggaggcCGCAAGGCTCCAAgaagctgaatgtttctgtcACAGATGTTAACTTAACAGAAACTGATTCCAACAGCGAGTCCACACAACCACAGAGGGGAAGAGGGCGTCCGAAGCTCTCTGGCACAAAAAAGACAGAGCAGCGGGGATCGGGAGACGACCATGCTGACAATTTGGTGCAAATTCACAGGGGTCGAGGCCGGCCCAAAGGGTCCAAGAGTCAGGCCAGCGATGAAGACAGGACAGAGCATTCTCCTAAGAAAAGAGGCCGGCCACGAAAGTCTGTAACAGATGAGGAGGCTCCTGCTGAGGACTTACCGAACGGTGGCTCAGATACGCCAAAAAGGGGACGTCCAAAAGGATCGGTAAAGCGCAAGTCAGAGAGTTTAACAAGTGGGGAAGACGATGAAGGCAGCTCTGTAACGCCCAGGAAAAGAGGTCGACCGAAGGGCTCGCTCAATAAGAAATCGAGGCTAGAGAGCGAGCTTGGCATTGTGGGGATCTTAGATCTAAATGAGAGCCTAAACTCAGAGAGAAGAGGACGACTCAGGAAAGTGGTGGTGAATAACACCTCGGCAGATATGTCGAATGGCATCTCAAATACGCCTCTGAGAGGAAGGGGAAGGCCAAGAAAAAGTATTGAACAAAATAAACTGGGCACAGATGGCTCCCAGCCTGTAAAGAGAGGGCGAGGCCGGCCTAAAGGGTCTTTAAACAAGAAACCCCCAGCATATAAGGTCCACGGTAGAGTGGGCCGGCCTCGGAAAGTACACATCCTGCCTGTGAGCGGAAGAAAACGTGGTCAGTCACGACAAAAGCCACCAAACAAAAGGGGGAGGCCGAGGAAGTACCCCCTGCCGTCACCTGAGGAGAAGAAAAAGCCAAAAGTGTGGAAGCCACTGGGAAGACCAAGGAAATACCCTCGTGTGGATCCCCCAGAGGGATCTCAGCCACCCCCTCGCCGAGCCCGTGGTCGGCCTCGCAAGTCAGAATCTAAGAAAGGCGCTCATTTACGCAAGAGTCTGCCTGCCGCTCCATTCACACCGCACAACCCCAGCGATGAACCTGCGAGAAAAAGGGGCCGTCCTCCAAGTACTGCAAAAAGCCAAGGCGACGTCCCGCGGAAAAGGGGTCGCCCTAAAGGTTCGGTCAACAAAAATAAATCGAGAAGCGAAACCTTCCCCAACCACTCGAAAGCGATGAGCGGTTCGTCTGCGGTTAGGATGGAAAGTGAAGCGGAGCTGgcagaggaggagatggagcaCAATACGGAGATGCCGGCCATCGAGCACGCAGGCGATAAGGAAGCAACTGTCGTCGATCAGGATGTAAACTTCGATGTTAGCAGCCAGGCTTGATGAACGATCCTGGTGTgaccaaaaagaaaagttgCTGTAGTAATTGCTGTTTAAAACATAGAATCCATTTATATCGacagaaacatgtttttaacattttgccATCAGCTAGGCTAGATatccagcagctcctctgtTTTTCTGACTAACTTGTCCATCTTGTTTTTGTCGtgctacttttttttcttcaatacTTTTATTTCTGTCATCCAAGTAAACACAAGTACTAATAATCTTTTACTAAAGCTGGCATGTGGAAGTGATTCTTATAGACCGATTGTTCCAGTTTACATTCAGCTTTCAGATGTagtgttattttgttttgttgttactGTAAGAAGGACGCCTGGGGAAGAACTTAGAGGCAGGATGAAAGTCCAAATAAATGTTAGGAAGATGAaagggaggagaagaagaactaTAAACGGCTTTTGTACGGCAATGCAGTCTCTCATTAAGCCTTTCAtcctaaagaaaagaaatgttttccAGGGATTTGCTTTCCATGTTTATGCCATAAACTGACACAAAAATGCAGAGCTAAGCGTGCTTGCTCACACCTCCTACACTGATACTGCTCTGCTGTCCAAGTCCCACAAATGACTGACCAAGTTTGATTGTAAGATGGGCAGATTTCAGTTTGTTTCCCCAAATCTCATTTAACTGGATAAATGTATGCAGTAAGATCAATATAAATCTGATAACAGTGAGCTATTTGCCAAACATTTTAAActtatttatatacatatttttttccccctgttgtGTGCTTGAAGTTGCTGTGACGGATATTTTTGTAAAAAGCAGTTTGAAGATGTGAAAACAAACGTTTATAGGTGAAAAATCACCGAATCTGCAGCTGTACTCGACTTATAAAGTCTTGCGTTTAACCAAAGTTGTTAACTTTGGCCCAGTCTCACTGCCTGCACCAACGTTAGCAACTAACTTAATGCAAAGatgggtgacaaattaaagacAAGACCCACACAAAGGGTGATGGGACCAGTAGACTCAAAACCAGTAGGTCCTGGGTTTGATTCCATCATCTGGCTGGGTTTACATGTTCTCCCTGAGTACTCGTGTTTCTTCCCACAGCCCAAAGCCTTCTCTGCAACCCTGAATTTGACAAACAGCCTAGTAAACAGACACCTAGAACAAGATAAAGGCGTTAGGTCACTAGAACAGCTTTGTTCAGGGGATCTTTTCCGCTTCAAGTCGCCAGAgtgattgtttgatttatttcctGTAATGATGTAATATTTTTTCCTTACAGTACAAAGTGCGGTGCATCCTTATGAATTCAAAATCAAATTTCTTGGATTAGCTGGACACTTTTGTCCACGCCACTGTGCGTTGTTATTGACTGTCGTGCAGGCCCTGTGCACCACAGGAACGTTTGAAAGCTGAGCTTTTTCTGCAGGTTTTAGTCTTTTGTCCACATACAAAAGGCGTGTCAGCTCcctgaaaacaggttttaaaaAACCTTCCGGGTAAATTTTCAGTGATTCATGTGGAcatggaaaacatttttttttcttgcaaacTCAAAGGTGTTGCACCCTTAtcacctgttttttttattacttttttgtgCTCCATGTTATTATTTGCTCAGGCTGGTTATTAGCCAACATTTCCATACATTTGTGGTTGTATTTCCACCTGTGTGGATGTTGTTAGCAGATTATACAACAATCCTTTAAAGGGTCTGCACTTAATTTCTGCTCAAGGTCAGCGTGTCATTTCACGCTCATCTGTGAGCTACTGTGTCATGATGTTTTTAAACGATGCTCGTGTGGATgggatttaaaacaaaaaacggaGAATTCCTGGTTTAAAAAAGTATCCGAGTACCTCTGGACATAGCAATAGCGCacatctgtgaaaacatttgtttctgcactttatttggggtttttttcctttaatttgtcacccaGTCACTTGTAGCAGCTAACAGGTAAAAGAAAGCATGTCATTGGTTTATATTTGCAAGGTGGTTATAAATCCAGCTCAGAATGTGCTTGATGAATAAAAGTTATTTGATAATGAGTTTCAATTAAAAtgatcttttttaattttttgtcctttttttggtCAAACCTATGAGCTGTAGCAGGTTTCAGCCACTGTCTTGTAATCTATATGAAATTATTCAAACAGAAATGCTTAATAAAGCAGAAACTATTAGGTAAGATTGAATTATTAGCCATTTGTCTCATTGCAAAAAAGcaaatgttgatgttgttttaaagatttctttattttcttgttatttATTTGAAGTTTTATTAAACCAGGAAAACCTTACTGAAAAGTTCTCAAGCATGGCCCTGTGTATCCGAGAGGAGAGTTTACAGCCTCTGGAGGTTACTAATGTTTGAAATGATGTCATGATTTGTCCTCTACGCAGGTCCACGGTCGACGGTAGCTTCATCTTTCTTTTGCCTTAATCGCTAAAGCTTTGAATGTACCATCCCGTGCATTCCTCCTCTACATGTACCATTTTAAgccttttttttactttcctcTTGTTGCAGATATCATTTCACTAATTTTTCAAAATGTTAGTGTAGCTGTGAAGcctttactttttatttgtttaatctttTTAACTGTCATGAGATCAAAATCCAGCTGTTGGGTTGGTTTCACGGACACTGCCTGACTTATTTTGGACGACCTTGTATAAAGCTGTGTGACATGTACACCGTTCATACTGATTCTGTTTGGGTCAAATAAGAATTGAAGTTTCTAAATGCTGGATTGTGCTTTTCGTGAATCATGGAGAATGAAGgaggttaaaaagaaaaaaaaaaacacatcccAGTAATATTTGACCTGCCTTTGTGAAGTCGAATCATTTCAAGTGGAAATttgcattttgtgtgtgtgtgtgtgttttaaacaaGAAGCCAATAATTTGTGAGATTATGGTcgagtttaaaataaaaatgttgatctTGCCGTTTTATTTCCCAAAGCGTGGTGTGATGTTTTGGTCTGTTTTCTATCCATcagcattattttattaattaattattttatttatttttgggctGCTCATCGCCTCCAGACGGTTTACATGACTAGAGGAAGATTCATCAGTTATTTGTTTATTACAGAGGGTTGCTGCTCAACCCTCACCAGTCCTGTTTATGACTGCACTGGTGCACTATGCACCTGAGTCATGCCGGAGCAAAGGTGGTATGTGTAGTGACAGATGAGTCACTCCAAACTATGGAAGCAGACAGAATATTCAGCTTGGCACAAAGCAATGGTTGCTACATTTAAAGGGCCAGTTCACCCCAAAATAAAACTCGTTTTTTGAGTTGCCCAATTTCGGTAATGTTGCGTTGCCTGGTTACTCCAAAAGATCAGTGAGCTTATTTTGATCTGTTTGTTGTAGGAATTAGTTTCCCCCTACCAAACTACACCTGCAAACTATATACACAGGATGTAAAAGTTAATGGTCTTCCCCCTTGCTGAGCTCTATTGTTAGCCAGCTGTTAGCAGATGTAGACGGAAAGAAAATAGTTCCTACGTGAAATTGACAACAACAAGGCTTTGAACGTTTTGGGGGAAGGAACGCTTCCTGGATGCAAATCGTTTTGCTTCATCTCTGAAAGGAAAGATCTCCGTGACGCTTTTATTATTCTCGTGTTTGACCTAAAAATCCACAACTTCTAAACAAGTTGGGAagctgtgtaaatgtaaatacaaacaGAATGGTTTGGTAATCTCATaaactcatattttattcaccaGAAAACATGAAATGTTTAAACTAAGAAAATTTACCTTTTTAAGAAAACGAGGTAATTTTGAGGTAATCTCAAAAAATTGGCccagggctttttttttttttttttttaccactttGTAGCATCCTCTCTTCTTTTAACTACAGTCTGTAAAAATCTGGGAACTGACTGAGTGGTGCAGGAGTCTAGATCCTCGACTGTCCTGGGTCTTCTTTGTTGTACTTCTCGTTTCATGGTGTATCAAATGTTTCCAGTTGGTGAAAggtgaaaggtctggactgcagCCTTCTACTTTAAAGCTATGCTGTTATAATAGATGCAGTATGAGGTTTGTACAATCAGAAATGCAGCTTTTGAACTGAACGCTGATAGCAAGCCAGATGGTTCCTCTCCTCTTTAGTCCATCCATGTTTTCTGAAAAGGAATCCAAAATTTTGACTCTCCTGACCACAGAACAGACCAGTTTGCCTCAGTCTAGTTTAAATGATCTTTGGCTCAGAGAAGACGGCAGCGTTTCTGGATCACGTTCATCTTTCCACGATAGAGCTATAACCTGCATTTGTAGATGGCACGGTGAACTGAGTTCACAGACATGCCtgttttttaatgcagtacCGCCTGATGGCCTGAATATTATGGACATCCTAAACTGATTTTCAGCCTTGTGCACACAAGAGACTTTTTCCAAATTCTGAGAATCTTTTTGTGCTATTATTCTATATGTCTTTACAGTTTTACACTGACGAACATTATTCTAACTTGTAGGTGTAGTTTAGTGCAGACTGACGAACCTCTGCCCATCTGTACTTCTGAGAAACTGCCTCTCTCAGATTTTCTGCGTATACCCGGTGTTACTGACAACTGGGTATAGTTTACTTAATGTTAGTCTTACCTTTTTAGCCTTTTGTTGCCCTGTCCAAACTTTTTTGAGAAGTGTTGCTGCTAtcaatttaaagttaaaaaaaaagaagttttctatgttctattgtgaatGTTAACAGAAAGCCCACAATAtttatcaaatttaaatcaaaatTACAAAAGCAACACACGACAGGATCAATCACAAATAACAGGAATGCCTCTCTAGAAAGaggtttatttctttttaaaatactgaGTTAATTGTGTGTTCTGCTATTTTGCAAACACCTTTTTGTTCTCCCAGTGTAAAATCTTCCCATAGAAACTTTAGCTTATAAAGTGATTGCACTGGAATTATGACCTCATCGTGTTTTGGGGTGTCTGGTTGAAGATGACTGTACAGGAGTGGAGAACCtcagaaaactgattaatgGGGGTTCAAGAAGAGTCTGGCTCAGTACACCATCACTCACAATGATACTCCAGTTTCTactagttatttatttatgattgtATAAATGGGTGGatgtgtccaaacctttgacttTCATAAGAGTAATCCTTTGTCTGTCATCTCTCcgtacacacagacaaacaggtgaCACGACAAGGACGTTTTACCCAAAGGGAAGCTTGTTTGTTTATAAATTACAGACCCAGACAGACTCCTACACCTGGTCCAGGTTTTAAAAATTCCTACTTTAGGAGAATCACTGGTGGAATTTTCCACTCTCACCCGAGGTGGGAGATTCCTGTTGGTGAAAGGACAACAAAAAGAGCCATTGTTTAAGCTGAAAGGTGCTcgagggtttttatttttttagggtaaacttaaaaaacaaaagtgccTTGGAATTCTTTGATCGTACAACAAGGACTTTTGGATTAAGCAGGTAGCTATCCATGTATATAGTTGTGTAGATACATTAAATTCAAGAAAAGGCATATTTCTACAGTCGATATCTCAAAAAATGGACCAtctgaaggttaaaaaaaaaaaaagaactacagGTGAAAAATATGTAAGTATTATTTATGAACTGCCATTTTAAGAATAAAATCTTAGCTTAGAGAACAGATTTATTTGTGACATACAGCCTTTTTAACGGAAAGTACAGGgtttaaaaataattgtttttgGTTTCCATCTGTGTGCCATTGCAACATTAgtttatccacacacacacacacttacacacacacacactgggtgCTGTTAAGATAGCAGTGGAGTCTGTTAATATGAGGAGCAAAGGGATGACCGTGCATTTGGAGACAGTAATAATGAACAGGTGGGGCTATTATGAAAAAACAGCTGTGATTTTAAACTAGAAAATGCAAAACAACCTGATGACTTCATGGCTGTGGGATGAGGTAATTCACTGCAAGACTCACGAATAGAAACCAGGCTGTAGTTCACAAAAACACCCAAACAAAGGATTTTTGGAACAATCTTCCATGgtgtaaaataaagtaaaacagagaggTTGATTACCCAAAGGACCCACACATCTGTTTTTTATGGCTCTG encodes:
- the LOC102082331 gene encoding origin recognition complex subunit 4, whose amino-acid sequence is MEEEIKEQGDPVSNEREASVDSPVKRGRGRPQGSKKLNVSVTDVNLTETDSNSESTQPQRGRGRPKLSGTKKTEQRGSGDDHADNLVQIHRGRGRPKGSKSQASDEDRTEHSPKKRGRPRKSVTDEEAPAEDLPNGGSDTPKRGRPKGSVKRKSESLTSGEDDEGSSVTPRKRGRPKGSLNKKSRLESELGIVGILDLNESLNSERRGRLRKVVVNNTSADMSNGISNTPLRGRGRPRKSIEQNKLGTDGSQPVKRGRGRPKGSLNKKPPAYKVHGRVGRPRKVHILPVSGRKRGQSRQKPPNKRGRPRKYPLPSPEEKKKPKVWKPLGRPRKYPRVDPPEGSQPPPRRARGRPRKSESKKGAHLRKSLPAAPFTPHNPSDEPARKRGRPPSTAKSQGDVPRKRGRPKGSVNKNKSRSETFPNHSKAMSGSSAVRMESEAELAEEEMEHNTEMPAIEHAGDKEATVVDQDVNFDVSSQA